A stretch of Octopus bimaculoides isolate UCB-OBI-ISO-001 chromosome 23, ASM119413v2, whole genome shotgun sequence DNA encodes these proteins:
- the LOC106873655 gene encoding transmembrane protein 205 isoform X1, whose protein sequence is MFHITHIHLVSVTGISVGILWKIFSSWHGPSARPILNALHLGSFSLNFGTQHWVSFIAGPVMIMVLPRHKFGEVQSKLFPCFFALGTVTSSITLMTYVLKNPYVSWDTQNKIQVAMLSSNLVFSLLNFLVFGPQSSEAMFKRHNLEQKVGVGHEVGFSVDRSELMKNPIYAAINKTFSRYHMASTFSNFLIMLGNFSHLYSLSFRGL, encoded by the exons ATGTTTCA CATAACACACATCCACCTTGTAAGTGTAACAGGAATTAGTGTAGGAATATTGTGGAAGATATTCTCCAGTTGGCATGGACCTAGTGCCCGACCAATCCTAAATGCCCTCCATTTAGGATCCTTTTCCTTAAACTTTGGTACACAACACTGGGTCTCATTCATTGCAG GTCCTGTAATGATAATGGTGCTCCCTCGCCACAAGTTTGGTGAGGTACAAAGCAAGCTGTTCCCCTGCTTTTTTGCACTTGGAACTGTAACTTCATCAATCACATTAATGACATATGTATTGAAAAACCCATATGTAAGCTGGGATACTCAGAATAAAATTCAG GTTGCCATGCTCTCGTCTAATCTGGTCTTTTCCCTGCTAAACTTCCTTGTGTTCGGCCCTCAGTCCTCAGAGGCTATGTTTAAACGACATAACTTGGAGCAGAAAGTTGGAGTGGGACATGAAGTAGGCTTCAGTGTCGATCGCTCAGAACTCATGAAAAATCCAATCTATGCTGCCATCAATAAAACTTTCAGCCGTTATCATATGGCAAGCACATTCTCAAACTTCCTCATTATGCTAGGTAATTTTTCGCATCTTTATTCTCTGTCTTTCAGAGGCCTCTAA
- the LOC106873655 gene encoding transmembrane protein 205 isoform X2: protein MVPITHIHLVSVTGISVGILWKIFSSWHGPSARPILNALHLGSFSLNFGTQHWVSFIAGPVMIMVLPRHKFGEVQSKLFPCFFALGTVTSSITLMTYVLKNPYVSWDTQNKIQVAMLSSNLVFSLLNFLVFGPQSSEAMFKRHNLEQKVGVGHEVGFSVDRSELMKNPIYAAINKTFSRYHMASTFSNFLIMLGNFSHLYSLSFRGL from the exons CATAACACACATCCACCTTGTAAGTGTAACAGGAATTAGTGTAGGAATATTGTGGAAGATATTCTCCAGTTGGCATGGACCTAGTGCCCGACCAATCCTAAATGCCCTCCATTTAGGATCCTTTTCCTTAAACTTTGGTACACAACACTGGGTCTCATTCATTGCAG GTCCTGTAATGATAATGGTGCTCCCTCGCCACAAGTTTGGTGAGGTACAAAGCAAGCTGTTCCCCTGCTTTTTTGCACTTGGAACTGTAACTTCATCAATCACATTAATGACATATGTATTGAAAAACCCATATGTAAGCTGGGATACTCAGAATAAAATTCAG GTTGCCATGCTCTCGTCTAATCTGGTCTTTTCCCTGCTAAACTTCCTTGTGTTCGGCCCTCAGTCCTCAGAGGCTATGTTTAAACGACATAACTTGGAGCAGAAAGTTGGAGTGGGACATGAAGTAGGCTTCAGTGTCGATCGCTCAGAACTCATGAAAAATCCAATCTATGCTGCCATCAATAAAACTTTCAGCCGTTATCATATGGCAAGCACATTCTCAAACTTCCTCATTATGCTAGGTAATTTTTCGCATCTTTATTCTCTGTCTTTCAGAGGCCTCTAA
- the LOC106873654 gene encoding HCLS1-binding protein 3 isoform X2 — protein sequence MLAATVTVRQLKNPETGIDVSVPTYEEIPGLLTKSVEYQVTVVTNLAIFKSPKHKESDIVQFVVGKKFNEFEDLHTSLNDKYSGIAFPPFPKKVLLTTDDVYKERRSALDKLMKFCSKTERLSKSYLFLQFLGAPPSKLQKMESLVIREDAEDDGECAPTENNKKFVKSPMDDVNIFGEEEEEPQELFSDIGTNQKKSDSNLFVGDSKAKSYKVKMFEEENLEEESVKSILSPVTEEKTLSPENKSNLFSDDLLQVEDDLSQLLAVNKKPRKPVPTPRTHKPKKAADAAQIAKQPSPVLPTSVDEFAKYIEENTDREEITQLCA from the exons GCAACTGAAAAATCCAGAAACAGGAATTGATGTCTCTGTACCAACATATGAGGAAATTCCAGGATTACTAACTAAATCAGTGGAATACCAAGTTACTGTGGTAACAAATCTGGCAATATTCAAATCTCCAAAGCATAAAGAATCTGACATTGTTCAGTTTGTG gTTGGAAAGAAATTTAATGAGTTTGAAGATTTGCATACATCCCTGAATGATAAATATTCTGGTATAGCTTTTCCACCATTTCCTAAAAAGGTATTATTAACTACAGACgatgtatataaagaaagacGATCTGCATTAGATAAGCTCATGAAGTTCTGCAGCAAAACTGAACGCCTTTCTAAGAGTTATCTATTTTTACAGTTTCTTG GTGCACCACCAAGTAAACTACAGAAAATGGAAAGTTTGGTTATCAGAGAAGatgctgaagatgatggtgaATGTGCTCctacagaaaataacaaaaagtttGTAAAAAG TCCAATGGATGATGTTAACATTTTtggtgaagaggaagaagaacccCAAGAATTGTTTTCAGATATAGGAACAAATCAGAAGAAATCGGATTCAAACCTTTTTGTTGGTGATTCCAAAGCAAAAT CTTACAAAGTGAAAATGTTTGAAGAAGAAAACTTGGAGGAAGAATCTGTTAAAAGTATACTGAGTCCCGTCacagaagaaaaaacattatCTCCGGAAAACAAATCCAATTTATTTTCAGATGATCTTCTTCA AGTGGAAGACGACCTTTCGCAACTGCTAGCAGTGAACAAAAAACCCAGGAAGCCAGTGCCAACCCCAAGAACACACAAACCTAAAAAAGCAGCAGATGCAGCGCAGATAGCTAAGCAGCCCAGCCCTGTTTTACCAACATCTGTTGATGAATTtgcaaaatatattgaagaaaacaCGGATAGAGAGGAG ATTACACAACTCTGTGCTTGA
- the LOC106873654 gene encoding HCLS1-binding protein 3 isoform X1, whose product MLAATVTVRQLKNPETGIDVSVPTYEEIPGLLTKSVEYQVTVVTNLAIFKSPKHKESDIVQFVVGKKFNEFEDLHTSLNDKYSGIAFPPFPKKVLLTTDDVYKERRSALDKLMKFCSKTERLSKSYLFLQFLGAPPSKLQKMESLVIREDAEDDGECAPTENNKKFVKSPMDDVNIFGEEEEEPQELFSDIGTNQKKSDSNLFVGDSKAKSYKVKMFEEENLEEESVKSILSPVTEEKTLSPENKSNLFSDDLLQVEDDLSQLLAVNKKPRKPVPTPRTHKPKKAADAAQIAKQPSPVLPTSVDEFAKYIEENTDREEHCLEVKCVECGRLEKVGFQLHKTSSIVLRKMKTF is encoded by the exons GCAACTGAAAAATCCAGAAACAGGAATTGATGTCTCTGTACCAACATATGAGGAAATTCCAGGATTACTAACTAAATCAGTGGAATACCAAGTTACTGTGGTAACAAATCTGGCAATATTCAAATCTCCAAAGCATAAAGAATCTGACATTGTTCAGTTTGTG gTTGGAAAGAAATTTAATGAGTTTGAAGATTTGCATACATCCCTGAATGATAAATATTCTGGTATAGCTTTTCCACCATTTCCTAAAAAGGTATTATTAACTACAGACgatgtatataaagaaagacGATCTGCATTAGATAAGCTCATGAAGTTCTGCAGCAAAACTGAACGCCTTTCTAAGAGTTATCTATTTTTACAGTTTCTTG GTGCACCACCAAGTAAACTACAGAAAATGGAAAGTTTGGTTATCAGAGAAGatgctgaagatgatggtgaATGTGCTCctacagaaaataacaaaaagtttGTAAAAAG TCCAATGGATGATGTTAACATTTTtggtgaagaggaagaagaacccCAAGAATTGTTTTCAGATATAGGAACAAATCAGAAGAAATCGGATTCAAACCTTTTTGTTGGTGATTCCAAAGCAAAAT CTTACAAAGTGAAAATGTTTGAAGAAGAAAACTTGGAGGAAGAATCTGTTAAAAGTATACTGAGTCCCGTCacagaagaaaaaacattatCTCCGGAAAACAAATCCAATTTATTTTCAGATGATCTTCTTCA AGTGGAAGACGACCTTTCGCAACTGCTAGCAGTGAACAAAAAACCCAGGAAGCCAGTGCCAACCCCAAGAACACACAAACCTAAAAAAGCAGCAGATGCAGCGCAGATAGCTAAGCAGCCCAGCCCTGTTTTACCAACATCTGTTGATGAATTtgcaaaatatattgaagaaaacaCGGATAGAGAGGAG catTGTTTGGAAGTGAAGTGTGTAGAATGTGGTCGTCTCGAAAAAGTTGGGTTTCAGCTGCACAAGACTTCCTCGATTGTGTTGAGAAAgatgaaaactttctga